The uncultured Campylobacter sp. genome segment ATAAAAGAAAAAGCGCTTGAGCCAAATTTTTTGAGGTCCATACTGCTGCGCCATTTTAATTTTGAGCTGGCAAAAGAGCCCTCTTTGAACATTAGAGTTCAGTTAGCCGTAAACAATAAAGAGAAATTTTCGATTTTATTTGATATATACGATGACCGAGGCTGCTATGTGTATTACTTTTAAAATTTTATAATGAAAATATTTAAGGAAGGAAGATATGGCAATTTGGCAATGTAAGTTTTTTATTCTGCCCAAAAGCGATACCTACGATCTACAATACGATCCGCAATATAGCGATATAAAGCTCTTTGAAGACGATAAGTATTGGAAAAAAGCAAAGATCAAAAAAGAGATATTTTCTGAAATTTCGCGCCTATTAAAGCCCGAAAAATCTTGGTCTAACGAAATAGATCTATATGGAAGCGAAAACGGCAACCGCCTAGAGGTATTTTTTGATGCTAATAATATAATAGAGTCCGTTACGTTTCGTATCGATTTTAGATCCGAGTATGAAGCCGTATTAAGGGGCATAATATCATTGTGTGAGAAAAACGGTTTTTACATTATAGACGGCAATTTAAAGAATTTAAAATTATCCTTTAATGCTATAAAAGAGGCAATCAACAAATCCAAAAACAAAGAATTTTTTACAGAACTTGTTAGAAATAGTATAATAAGCGATAAAGACGGGTAGCCCATCATAGGGGCCGTAGACGATTTCAAATTTAAGGATGATTAAAAATGATTGTAAAATGTATAAAAGAAGATAGGCATGAGTATCTGGGATTAAACAGAACCTATTTTGTTCATGGTATCCAATATGAATAGGGAGAGGTTTATTATTGCATATTACCGTTTGCAGATGATATAGATTACAATCGATTTAATAGCGAATATTTTCAAGTAATTGATGAAACGGTGCCTACGAATTGGAAATTTGGGATGCATAGGGGATTTTTTGGATGTTTTACCGCATCTTACGAAGAGCTCATAGCAGACGCGGATCATTATGGAAAGCTTATCGACAGAGACCCAATAGAAGAGGAAATTTTTAGGAAGAGAAGAGCCGAGATGATCGATGACGTATACAATACCCATATCATCAAAGATTTTAACCGTTTCATATATGATCTAAGCTCCAATCTATCGGTGCAAATGAATATTGCAAATAAAGTATTGGATATAGAGATATCAGATGCAAACGCTGGGGCCAAACATCGCAAAATGAATATTTTAAAGGATGACGGATATAGCTGGTATTTGATAGAATCGGACGTAAGCACCTTTAAAGCCAACGCTACTAATGATTATTTAAGACCCATATTAAAATATCTTAAATTGTGGCTAGGCAGAAAGAATTTTAGATAACCGGGCGGAAAGGTTTAATATGGTAAGCGCGTCCGATAAAGAAATTTTTATAAAAATTTTAAACGAAGATATCGATGTATAGCGCCCGGTAAAGGCTGTTCAAATCGCGCAATATATTTTTAAAATTACCGATACGACGAAATTTGAATCCGAACTGGATGAAATTTTAGAATTCAAACAGGGCGATATTGTAAAATGCAGAGAAAAAAACGGCGATTTCTATGCTTTTGAGCTATTATAAAAAAAGCCGCCTTATAAATAGCAACGCGCTTATCATATAGCTTGATTTAATCCCATTTTTCGCTATAATGAGCGTCAAATTTCACTCACGGGGATAGCGATGAGCCTTGTTTCTTACGAATTAAAAAAGCAAAAACTAGATGAAGCGCGCAATGTGGCGCTTTGGAAGGTGCGTGGCGGTGTAGCAGTGGTAGTACTGGCGCTGTTTATCGCTATGCGCAAGGATTTCGGAGATTTCTCATTCCTGTTTTTATTAGTGCTGCTAGCTCTTGCTTATCCTGCTTACAAATACCTAGCCGTGCGCATTTCGCGTAAATTTGAAGCGCTCAGCGAAGAGGCTTTTAAAAACGAATTTTTGCTTTGGATCGCAAAGGAGCTGCGTCTTACCTTTCAGCCTTTCGGCGCGTTTTTACTCGATGAAATTTACAAAAATCCGCTCCGTAAAGAGGCAAATCTATGTACTTGCAAGCACGCGATAGTGGGCAAGACGCCCGAATTTGGCATAAAAATCGGCGACATCTGCCTAAGTCGCGACTTCGATAAAAATAGAGAGGATCGGGTCTTTGAGCTGGATAAAATTTTACATCTTAAAAAGAAGGACGATACTGCGATATTCGACGGGCTTTTTGCAAAATTTGATTTTAGCGAGACTTTCGATAGCAAAATTTTAGTCGTGCCGCGCGGAGAGTTCATCTTCGGCGCATCGGATCTTAAACTGCTAAAAGATAGCCCCCTTTTAAGCGCATCGTTTGATGTTTATCTCAACAACCCCGCCGCCGCCGCATTTTTGCAAAACAAAAAAATTTTAGAAAATATGCAGACGATCACCGTCAATTTGTTCGGTAAAACCGAGCTTTATCTGGGCGAAAACAGCCTCGTAATCGGCGTTGAAAATAGCGAAATTTTCAAATCTGCGCCGAGCTCGCAAAGCGCGAAGTTGCTCGAAAGCCTAAACAAAATGATTGAGATCGCTAAAATTTTTGCATATCTCAAAAAGCTCGGGCAGGTGGAATAATCTACGCTTTAAATTTGAGCGAGCGCCGTTGAAACAATTTGGTTCTTGCGAAGGCTGCGCTTTTTTGCTCGTCCGTTATTAAATCAAACTACTTCGAAAGGCAAGGAATTCTTTAATAAGCAATTTCACTTTGCTATCGACCTTAAACGCTTAAATTTTTACAAAATTCTATAGCGGCGCTTAAAAAATTCCAAAATCTCTTAAAATTTCACTGACACCCTTCGCACTCGATAGAGCGGTCTGCGACGTTGTTTAGCTTCTCGCTATCTGGGCTTTCGGAGCGCAGGTAGTAGGTCGATTTTAGCCCCAGCTGCCACGCAAGCGTGTAAATTTCGCTCAGATAGCCGCCGCTTGCCTTATCCAGGCTCATAAAAATATTTAGGCTCTGACCTTGATCGATCCATTTTTGGCGGATAGCGCCTGCTTTTACGAGTAGGCGCTGATCGAGCTCGTATGCAGGTACGTACGCCTGCCACGTTTTCGGGCTTAAATTCGGCACGACGACCGGGATCATGCCGCTTAGGTTGTGCTCAAACCACTTGCGCTTATACACCGGCTCTATCGTCTGCGTGGTGCCTACGAGTATGCTGATGCTCGATGTCGGTGCGATCGCCATCAGGTAGCCGTTTCGCATGCCGTCGCGCTTTACTTTCTCGCGCAGTCCGTCCCAGTCGCAGCTGCTCTGCTCAAAAAGCCCGCCGCGCTTAACAAGCGCTTTGGCGTTTTCGTTAGCTAAATCGATCGGGAAAATTCCTTCGCTCCACTTCGAGCCCGCAAAATCAGGGTACCTACCCTTTTCTACGGCTAAATTTGAGCTTGCTTTGATCGCGTTAAAGCTCACGTTTTCCATTATCCTATCGATCAGCTCGAAGTGCTCGTAGCTGCCCCACTTCACGCCGCGCTCGGCAAGCATCTGCGCTTCGCCCATTACGCCGAGCCCTATCGCGCGGGTTTTTAGATTGGTATGTTTGACCTTGGCGTGCGGGTAAAAATTTAGATCAATGACGTTATCGAGCATCCTCACGGCGATCGGCATCACGCGAGTTATCTCCTCGCGGCTGTTGATTTTGCTTAAATTTACGCTTGCAAGGTTGCAAACCGCCGTCGCGCCCTCGCTGCAGCCCTTTTCTACGATAAAAATTTCTTTGCCGCCCAGCGTGTCTAGCGCGGTGATCTTTTTCGCCTTTTTTACAATGCCCGCATCGGTCGCCACATCTTCGTTTTCCTCAAACAGCCTCTCGCTGCCGTCGGCAAATACGACTTTGATTTTATAGTGGTTCGGCGCCGTGTTTTGAAAGATCTCCGTGCATAAATTTGAGCTCCTGATTAAGCCTTGATGCGCGTTTGGATTGATGCGGTTGGCATTATCTTTGAAGCACAAAAAGGGCATGCCCGTCTCAAAATAACTCGTTAAAATTTTCTTCCAAAGCTCCTTTGCCAGGATGGTGGATTTTGAAATTTTATCGTCGGCCTCGTACTGCTCGTAGCGCGCCTCAAATTCCGCGCCGTATAGATCACTCAGATCGCTTACCTCTGCAGGATCGAAGAGCGTCCATTTGCCGCCGCTTTGAAGCCTTTTCATAAACAGATCGTTTATCCACAGCGCGGGGAAAATTTCATGCGCGCGGCGCCTCTCCTCGCCCGAGTTTTTGCGCAGATCTAAAAAGTCGCTCACGTCCATATGCCACGGCTCGATATACACGGCGATAGCACCCTTGCGCGTGCCCAGCTGATCGACGGCGACTGCGATGTCGTTGGTGATCTTTAAAAACGGGATGATACCGCCCGCGGCGTTTTTATGCCCGTCGATGCTGCCGCCCATCGCGCGCACCTTGCACCAGTCCCAGCCGATACCGCCGCCGAATTTGCTCAGTAGCGCCATCTCCTTGTAGCTATCGAAAATTCCTTCGATATTATCGGGAGTGGAGCCCACGTAGCAGCTGCTTAGTTGATGTCGCGTCGTGCGGGCGTTTGAGAGCGTCGGAGTAGCGAGCATGACTTCAAATTTAGATATGAGATCGTAAAATTTTTTCGCCCAGCTCTGGCAGTCAAGCTCGTTTTGCGCGAGGAACATCGCGATCGCCATAAACATCTGCTGCGGAAGCTCGATCGGCGCGCCGCTTTTATCCTTGATGAGGTAGCGATCGTAAAGCGTCTTGATGCCTAGATAATTAAACTGCAAATCGCGCTGCGGCTGCAGATAAGAATTTAGATCCTCTAGATCGTATTTTTCCTTTAAGCCGAGCATTATGCG includes the following:
- a CDS encoding DUF3137 domain-containing protein, with the translated sequence MSLVSYELKKQKLDEARNVALWKVRGGVAVVVLALFIAMRKDFGDFSFLFLLVLLALAYPAYKYLAVRISRKFEALSEEAFKNEFLLWIAKELRLTFQPFGAFLLDEIYKNPLRKEANLCTCKHAIVGKTPEFGIKIGDICLSRDFDKNREDRVFELDKILHLKKKDDTAIFDGLFAKFDFSETFDSKILVVPRGEFIFGASDLKLLKDSPLLSASFDVYLNNPAAAAFLQNKKILENMQTITVNLFGKTELYLGENSLVIGVENSEIFKSAPSSQSAKLLESLNKMIEIAKIFAYLKKLGQVE
- a CDS encoding ribonucleoside-diphosphate reductase subunit alpha; its protein translation is MKVIKRNGRTEELDVSKIKKYTSEAVEGLENVSLSELEVDAKIQFRDMITTEEIQQTLIKTAVEKIDVDRPNWTFVAARLFLYDLYHKVTGFSGYNSLKDYFARGEAAGRIMLGLKEKYDLEDLNSYLQPQRDLQFNYLGIKTLYDRYLIKDKSGAPIELPQQMFMAIAMFLAQNELDCQSWAKKFYDLISKFEVMLATPTLSNARTTRHQLSSCYVGSTPDNIEGIFDSYKEMALLSKFGGGIGWDWCKVRAMGGSIDGHKNAAGGIIPFLKITNDIAVAVDQLGTRKGAIAVYIEPWHMDVSDFLDLRKNSGEERRRAHEIFPALWINDLFMKRLQSGGKWTLFDPAEVSDLSDLYGAEFEARYEQYEADDKISKSTILAKELWKKILTSYFETGMPFLCFKDNANRINPNAHQGLIRSSNLCTEIFQNTAPNHYKIKVVFADGSERLFEENEDVATDAGIVKKAKKITALDTLGGKEIFIVEKGCSEGATAVCNLASVNLSKINSREEITRVMPIAVRMLDNVIDLNFYPHAKVKHTNLKTRAIGLGVMGEAQMLAERGVKWGSYEHFELIDRIMENVSFNAIKASSNLAVEKGRYPDFAGSKWSEGIFPIDLANENAKALVKRGGLFEQSSCDWDGLREKVKRDGMRNGYLMAIAPTSSISILVGTTQTIEPVYKRKWFEHNLSGMIPVVVPNLSPKTWQAYVPAYELDQRLLVKAGAIRQKWIDQGQSLNIFMSLDKASGGYLSEIYTLAWQLGLKSTYYLRSESPDSEKLNNVADRSIECEGCQ